The window CAGGCGACGGCGTGTGGGCATGCACCGGAATCGGCGTGTGCAGCCGAACAGCCGCCGGGGTGGTCCGGTTCATTGGCCAACGGCAGCCACACACCTCCGAGCCGGGCCTGAGCACCCGACCGGCTTCGCCGGACGCGACGGCCACGGTGACCAGCCCGGGCCGACCTGGGGTTACCACCTCAACGTCTTGGACGGGAGCCGCTTCGCCGCCCCCGGCCCGCCGGATGAGGTCGGCGCCCTCACCTCCTCCTCAGAGAAGCCTCAGAGCTCCACCAAGTCTGGGCTGGTGGCGGGCCCGATGCTGGAACAACGCCGGGTCGAGGAGCAGTCGTACGGACGCCGCCCCAGCCCGGCAGTCCTTTCAGACGCGAGACACGAGAGAGAAGGACAGACGATGCGAGTCGACAACACCAGGACGTCCGGCCCGATCCGGACGCGGCGGGGGCTGGCGCTGCTGATCGCCTCGGGGGCCGGGCTGGGTTCCCTGCTGCTGGGAGCGGTACCCGCGCAGGCCAACGACACCACCAAGCAGGTCGCGGCCAACGGCCAGTCGGTCACGTTCGCCACCGGTGACAGCAGCCGGGGCGTCAGTGGCAACGTCACGTTCGTGGTGAAGGCGGACGGCAACTGGTCGATCACGGGAAGCGGGAAGAACTCGCACCTTCTCGTGCGTACCTTCCACTGGACCTGCGATCTGTCGTGGGACGCGGCGAGCGTCTCGCACGCGACCGGGAAGAAGGCCGTGCCCGGCAAGAAGACCCGCACCATCAGCTCGGCGGCGTACGACCCCAACATCCAGGCGGACTTCGCCGACATCGTCGCCCGTGGCAGGGCCGACTGCGACATCGTCATCGGCTGACCGAGGCGGGTTTCGCCAGTCCTCGGTGGAACCGCGGGAACGTCGATCGCGGCATACGCGTTCCGACGGCCTTGCGGAACGGTTCGCGGAGGCCGGCGCTGCAGGTCAGGAAAGACCGTCAGCAACCATGACAGCAACGGCCTTCCGATGAGGGAGTCCTGACAGAAAGCTGCTGACGATTCTCTTGAAGGGCCGCCCGGAGTGCTGGGCGGCCCTTCGTGCACTCCGTGGGGGTGTGATCTCAGCCACACGCCAGTCCTTCACAGGGGTGAGGACGTCATCGCAGGCGACACGAATGTGCCCCCGTCAGCCGCGGACGGTTGGCGCACCCGCCGTTGATTCCCCTGAGCCTCTTCTCCCCCGACCTTCGGCCCGGCCTCGTCCCCGGCGCGCGCCGCCGCCCATGCCCAGGTACGCGAACTCCACGTCCCGAAGCGGGCATTGGGTGTTGGCGAACCTGCGCCCGGAGCCGGTCCGGGGCCCGGTGTGAAGCCTCTCCTCGTTGGCGTCCTGCCTGCCGGACTACTCGGCGAGGAAGGTGTCGAGGTGGGCGAGGAAGGTGGGCCAGGCCGGGTCGGCGGCAGTGAACAGGTGGTTGCGGCTTTCGAGGAGGATCAATCGGCTGTCGGAGATGAGCGTGGCCAGTTCCAGGGCCTGTGCGACGGGGACCCGCGCGTCGTCGCGGGAGTGGATGATCAGCGTGGGGCAGGTCACCTGGTGGGCGATGCCGGAGATGTCGATGCGGGTGAACTCTTCCAGGAAGCGCAGGCCGTTGGCGGGCGAGGTCGTCTGGCGCTGGTAGGCGGCGAACGCGTCCCATTCCGCGGGTGTGGCGTCGGCGAGGAACCGCGAGGCGAAGAAGCGCAGGAAGCTGTTGTCCTGGGAACGCCATCCGGCGCGGGCGATGTTCAGTTCGACCTGAGCGGCATCGCGCTCGGCGTCGTCGGCGGCTCGGATCTGTCGCCCACGGGCGTAGGACGCGGTGAGGATCAGCCGACTGACCCGCTCGGGATGGCGCGCGGCGTAGGCGACCGCCACCGCGCCGCCCTGTGACACCCCGAGCAGGGGGAAGCGGTCGAGTCCGGCGGCATTTACCACGGAGTCGAGGTCGTCGACCAGGTCGTCGAGGGCGAAACCGGGCACATTCCATTCGGAGAGGCCGCAGCCCCGCTCGTCGTAGCGGATGAGTTGCCGGCCGCGGGTGAGACCGTCGAACCAGTGCGCCCACATCGGGGTGGTCCGATCGAGGTCGAGGTGGGTCAGCCAGTTGGCGGTCTTCACCAACGGCGGGCCTTCGCCTGTGGTCGCGTAGGCGATGCGGGTGCCGTCCGTGGACCGGCAGAACCGGATGACCTCGTGGTCCGCCTCTGCCGCCGCCGTATCGGCGGCGGTGGGTGCGGCGGGCGGAGTGGTGGAGGCCACCGTCACGTGCGCGACGAACTGATAGCCGCGCTCGCGCACCGTGCGAATGAACCGCTGTCGTGTGGCGCTGTCACCGATCGCGAGGCGGGCGCTGCGTAACCAGGTGGCGAGCGCGGCCTCGCTGACCGTGCGGTCGCGCCCCAGCGTGTCGAGCAGCTCCTCCTCGGGCACGACGCGTTCGCGGTGCTCGACGAGGTGGCAGAGCATATCCGCGGCTTGAGGTTCGATGGGGACCGGCTGCCCGTCGTGGCTGAGCCGACGGCGATCCGTGTCCAACTCGTATTGCCCGAAAGAGTAAACAGCGCCGCTCACAGCCATGACTGTATAGCGATTGTTCGATTCTGTGGGGCCAGGAGAACCCTCTTTCGCAGGAGAGCGAAGCCGGCCCGGCCGAACATCTGGCGCTTGAGCATCTTGATTCGGTTGGGATGTCCTTCGACGACGCGAGGGAGCGGAGGCTGGGGGGCGTCGAGCCACTGCGGAAGCCGTTCGCCCTGGCCCAGGGGAGTCTCTGAGCGAAGGACCGGACGTGACCGGCAAGGGCGTCAAGTACGGGGGCAGGTGACCAGGATTGTCTTGAGCCGGAGTCGTTCGATTGCGGTGCCTCCAGTTGGAGCACTGGTTCTTCCACGGCGCTGAACTGTCGCCCACGCAAGCACCACTACCGTCCCGATCTCGCGAACAAGGACACCACGCACTGCCCAGGACCGTCAGTACCTCTCCGGCCGCCCTTGCGCTCCCTTCGATGCCTGATCCATGAGTCCGTCAATCGAATCGCCAGAAGGGGCGCCGACTGAGGAGTCCAGCCAGTCCGCAGCGGCAACGGCACCGTACAGCTTTCGGCCGACTCGCCCTCGCCCGCACCGATGACCTGGGAGTGATCGAAGGGGTGCGTCCTGCCTGGTCATCGCTGAGCGGGCTGGTATGCATCGCTCACCAGCCGGTCAGCAGGAGGTGGTTGAGGAGCAGGCCCAGGGCTGCCTGGGCGGTCAGCCAGACGCGGGGGCGGTCGAGGAAGGCGCCCGCCGCGATCAGCCACAGCGCGAAGGGCAGCCAGATCCGTTCTGTCTCCGCCTTGCTCATCCCGGACAGGTCGGCGACGAGCAGCATGAGCAGGGCCGCACACAGCAGCAGCCCCATGCGCCGCTCGGCGTCGGGCGATGTGCGCCACCGGGCGAGGAGGGCGCCCGTGCGGCGCAGGCCCGCCACCGTCGCCGGACCCACCACGAGGACTGTGCAGGCGAGATTGGCCCACACCCAGTAGCCATATGGGCGGAAGCCGCCGGCGCCCTGGTAGTAGCGCTCGACCAGCAGGTGGTACGCCTCCCACCAGTTGAAGCCGATCACAGTGAACGCCACCGGCACGACAGCGAGTCCGGCGATCACATACGGGAGGATCCGGAGACGCTGGGAGCCGAGCAGCAGGACGGCGCCCGCGATCACTGCGAGGAGCGTGAGCCCGTACGACAGATATGCGGTGAGCCCGAAGAGAAGTCCGGAGGCCAGGGCGGTCGCTCGGGGCCGGTGACCCGTCACCGCCAGGGCGAGGAAGGCGACGGCCCAGGCGGCGACCGCCGCGAAGTATCCGTCCGCCGACGTGCCCGCCCAGACCGCGGCCGGGGCCAGGACGAGGAAGGGCGCGGCGCGTCGGGCGAGGGCCTCGCTCGCGAGTGCCCGGAGGGTGACGAGGACCGCGGCTGCGGCGGTCGCTCCGGCCGTGATGACGAAGACGCCCGCCCATGCTCCGCCGCCCAGGCCGATCCGGTCGAGCAGGACGAACGTGAGGGTGGCCCCCGGGGGGTGGCCGGCGACATGCGCTGGCCAGTTGTCGGGGGAGCCGATCAGGATGTGATGGGTGAAGTCCCGCAGGGTGTCGGGGATGTCCTGGAAACGGTCGATGACCTGGAGGTACTCGTACCCGGTCGTCAAGCGCCGGGCGATCCCGCGGTGCCAGCCGTCGACGAGGGCGAGGGAGAAGGTCCAGGCCATGGCGGTGGCCCAGGAAGTCCACAACAGTGGCCGCCAGGGCAGACGCGCGGCCAGGGATGGGCCGTACGCCACGACGGCGATGGCGACGGTGACCGCGGCAGGGGTGCCGGGGCCGGTGTGGGGCAGCCAGTTGGCGTACAGGGGCGGCCAGCCGACGTGCAGGACGTCCTTGGCACGCTTGATAGCGATGCCGGTCAGCGCGGCCGCCACCACGAGCAGGGCGGCGGCTGCGACGGCGTAGAGGTCGCGGCGAAGATCGCGGTTCACGCTGGGAGACGTTAGGCCGGACAGCGGCCGCCGGAGCCTCGACAGGCGCGGACGTCAGCCTTTCGTCATGAGTTGCACGCCCTCTCACCGGGTGCATCGGACCTACGGTCGGGGTATGGCACGGTCTCCTTCCTCACCCTCCTTCTGGCGCAGCCCGGTACGCGGCCCCTGGTTCACCTCCGTCCTCGGAGTCGTCCTGCTCGGCGGGATCACGGTGCTCTTCGTGACCGGGCTGCTGTCGTACGCCGCCTACAACCCCGGCCTGTCGCCGGTGAACGACAAGACCCCTGACAAGGGACTGCTCGGCTTCTACCTGTTCGCCTGGCCGACCGACCCGCACTGGCTGTACCGCCTC of the Streptomyces aurantiacus genome contains:
- a CDS encoding alpha/beta fold hydrolase gives rise to the protein MAVSGAVYSFGQYELDTDRRRLSHDGQPVPIEPQAADMLCHLVEHRERVVPEEELLDTLGRDRTVSEAALATWLRSARLAIGDSATRQRFIRTVRERGYQFVAHVTVASTTPPAAPTAADTAAAEADHEVIRFCRSTDGTRIAYATTGEGPPLVKTANWLTHLDLDRTTPMWAHWFDGLTRGRQLIRYDERGCGLSEWNVPGFALDDLVDDLDSVVNAAGLDRFPLLGVSQGGAVAVAYAARHPERVSRLILTASYARGRQIRAADDAERDAAQVELNIARAGWRSQDNSFLRFFASRFLADATPAEWDAFAAYQRQTTSPANGLRFLEEFTRIDISGIAHQVTCPTLIIHSRDDARVPVAQALELATLISDSRLILLESRNHLFTAADPAWPTFLAHLDTFLAE